Proteins encoded in a region of the Melioribacteraceae bacterium genome:
- a CDS encoding sodium:proton antiporter — translation MKRLLTKILFGMLFFFNSVNIYAAGPEVIEHSLPEPLMVLPFVILLLMIATGPLFYHHFWERNYPKVSIFLGSITVLYYLLILNDSHSLLHTAHEYISFIALLASLFVATGGILIKVDKKATPLLNVVILLFGSVIANVIGTTGASMLLIRPFIKINKDRIKPYHVIFFIFSVSNIGGALTPIGDPPLFLGFLRGIDFFWFFGHIWYIWLPTLIAVLAIFYVIDSFNKEGAGDTAIYSGRIEFRGGKNLIYLLIILISVFLDPGILSWVPSFAPLPFGIREIIMFSVVYFSYKTADRKILESNEFNFEPIREVAFLFIGIFATMIPALQLIAYEAKLYGQQLTPGIFYWATGILSAFLDNAPTFLNFLSASLGKYAYDVNLKSQVHDFSQLYPFYLQAISIAAVFFGAMTYIGNGPNFMVKSICERAGIKMPSFFGYLIKYSIPILLPLFIILWFIVYYGKV, via the coding sequence ATGAAAAGACTATTAACTAAAATATTGTTTGGTATGTTATTCTTTTTTAATTCCGTAAATATTTATGCTGCTGGTCCTGAAGTTATTGAGCATTCGCTCCCAGAACCATTAATGGTACTTCCCTTTGTAATCCTTCTTTTGATGATTGCAACCGGACCGTTATTCTATCATCATTTCTGGGAAAGAAACTATCCCAAGGTCTCAATTTTCTTAGGTTCAATAACCGTTCTGTATTACCTCCTGATTCTTAATGATTCCCATAGCCTTTTGCACACAGCACACGAGTATATTTCTTTTATTGCCCTTCTAGCATCCCTGTTTGTTGCAACCGGAGGAATTCTCATTAAAGTAGATAAAAAAGCAACTCCGCTGCTTAATGTTGTCATACTTTTATTCGGTTCGGTAATCGCAAATGTAATCGGAACAACAGGTGCTTCGATGCTGCTGATCCGGCCCTTTATTAAGATTAATAAGGACAGGATAAAACCTTATCATGTAATATTTTTTATTTTCTCGGTTAGTAATATCGGCGGGGCATTAACTCCAATAGGTGATCCGCCTTTGTTTCTCGGATTCCTGAGAGGCATCGATTTCTTCTGGTTCTTCGGACATATCTGGTATATATGGCTGCCGACGCTTATTGCTGTTCTTGCAATTTTCTATGTAATTGATTCATTTAATAAAGAGGGAGCCGGGGATACGGCCATTTATTCCGGCAGAATTGAATTCAGAGGCGGGAAAAATCTGATTTACCTTTTAATAATTCTGATCTCAGTTTTTCTGGATCCCGGGATTTTAAGCTGGGTACCGAGTTTTGCGCCTCTTCCGTTCGGAATAAGAGAAATTATTATGTTCTCGGTTGTCTATTTCTCATACAAAACAGCCGACCGGAAAATCCTTGAGTCGAACGAATTTAATTTTGAGCCGATAAGGGAAGTTGCGTTTCTATTTATAGGGATCTTTGCGACGATGATTCCCGCACTTCAATTGATAGCTTATGAAGCAAAATTATACGGTCAGCAGCTTACACCGGGAATTTTTTACTGGGCAACAGGAATTTTATCTGCCTTTCTTGATAATGCCCCTACATTCCTGAATTTCCTGAGTGCTTCCTTAGGTAAATACGCTTACGATGTCAATTTGAAATCGCAGGTTCATGATTTCTCTCAACTCTATCCGTTCTACTTACAGGCAATCTCAATTGCGGCTGTTTTCTTCGGAGCGATGACATATATCGGTAACGGACCTAATTTTATGGTAAAATCAATTTGTGAACGTGCCGGTATAAAAATGCCGAGCTTCTTCGGTTATCTTATTAAGTATTCTATCCCGATTCTTCTGCCGCTCTTTATAATTCTCTGGTTCATTGTTTATTATGGGAAGGTGTAA
- a CDS encoding NADH-quinone oxidoreductase subunit N codes for MPASNIEYYQLLPFLIIGTGIVLSVILEISSKKGKEILPWFSVILFFTVGIISITGIYNRAILFGEMIEVGGRPAIFNFIFNIGAMLIVMSSVGYLKKYGSNFGEYYILLQSSVLGMMIMAGSKNILMVFLGLELMSICFYVLAGFNRRKSSANEASMKYFLLGSFATGFIVYGIALIYGSAGNLSISYITQNFSALSSDLLFITGFILFLIGFSFKIAAFPFHMWVPDVYQGSATTVTGLMSTTGKTAAFSVLIISLAAVFTMNAPNVFRPYFSAIALLSMLFGSIVAISQNNLKRMLAYSSISHAGYMAIGLAAANKESIAGIIFYLAAYVFMNIGAFTILSIIEGENDSRNEINSFAGLNSKSPVLAALMSLFMFALAGIPPLAGFFGKYYVFLGAIENGLTWLAIAGVISSMISVYFYLRVVVYIYFRDSVEDFQPEITSTGLSAVVISGALVLIFGIFPDILLNVINSVINL; via the coding sequence ATGCCGGCATCTAATATTGAATACTACCAGTTATTGCCTTTTCTAATTATCGGGACAGGAATAGTCCTTTCCGTTATTCTGGAAATTTCTTCGAAGAAGGGGAAAGAGATTCTGCCCTGGTTTTCCGTTATCCTATTTTTTACTGTGGGAATAATCTCAATAACCGGGATTTACAATCGTGCTATTCTCTTCGGCGAGATGATAGAGGTAGGCGGGAGACCGGCAATTTTTAATTTTATTTTTAATATCGGCGCGATGCTTATTGTAATGAGTTCCGTCGGTTATTTGAAGAAGTACGGCAGTAATTTCGGCGAATATTATATTCTGCTTCAATCGTCCGTTCTTGGAATGATGATTATGGCCGGATCAAAAAATATTCTGATGGTATTTCTGGGACTGGAACTGATGTCGATCTGTTTTTATGTGCTGGCTGGATTCAACCGCAGAAAATCATCTGCTAATGAAGCGTCGATGAAGTATTTTCTGCTTGGATCTTTTGCAACCGGATTTATTGTCTACGGAATAGCTCTTATTTACGGAAGCGCGGGTAATCTGAGTATCTCTTACATTACTCAGAATTTTTCAGCCTTATCATCCGACTTATTGTTTATAACAGGATTCATTTTATTTCTAATCGGTTTCAGTTTTAAGATAGCGGCATTTCCGTTTCACATGTGGGTGCCTGATGTTTACCAGGGCTCTGCTACTACTGTAACTGGGCTTATGTCCACAACCGGCAAGACAGCTGCTTTTAGTGTTCTTATCATTTCCTTGGCGGCCGTCTTCACTATGAACGCACCAAATGTATTCCGTCCCTATTTTTCGGCAATAGCATTGTTATCGATGTTGTTTGGAAGTATCGTCGCAATCTCACAGAATAATCTTAAGAGGATGCTTGCATACTCATCGATTTCTCATGCCGGCTATATGGCAATAGGATTAGCTGCCGCAAATAAGGAGAGTATTGCGGGAATAATATTTTATCTGGCCGCTTATGTCTTTATGAATATCGGTGCTTTTACAATCCTTTCGATAATCGAAGGTGAAAACGATTCCAGAAATGAAATCAATTCATTCGCAGGATTGAATTCCAAGAGTCCGGTGCTTGCCGCTTTGATGTCCCTCTTCATGTTTGCACTTGCTGGTATTCCACCATTAGCAGGTTTTTTCGGAAAGTATTATGTGTTTCTCGGTGCTATCGAAAACGGTTTAACTTGGCTGGCAATTGCAGGTGTTATATCGAGTATGATTAGTGTCTATTTCTATTTAAGAGTAGTTGTTTATATCTATTTCAGGGATTCAGTCGAGGATTTTCAACCTGAAATAACTTCAACCGGTTTATCAGCCGTCGTCATTTCCGGAGCACTCGTTTTAATATTCGGGATTTTCCCTGATATCCTTCTGAATGTCATTAATTCGGTAATCAATCTCTAA
- a CDS encoding NAD(P)H-hydrate dehydratase, which produces MIPLYSAQQVRDADSFAINTLAIPSIILMENAARSIFETILGNTNTDSGFRNVGIVCGKGNNGGDGFALARHFLNNEFTVKLISLGAEEELKGDALINFRITKNLLNLYPQSKLIVFENIKDLSLLEDCNIIIDAMLGTGSRGELTEPYREIVAKLNQLNAFKVAVDLPTGLDLNNSAGELIFSADLTVTLSEYKSGLFYGKGYSSCGNIIKGDIGIGEEYYRNLPVTEYLIEPEDAFYGIPTKELDINKYSAGKVLVIAGSSGMPGASFFTSNTVLKTGAGSSFLAVPCSIKQLAQQKLDASIVIDYNDDNNGYFSLNNLQELEEKLNWADVIAVGPGLGRNPDTKDAVIELLKSYKNKKFVIDADAIIALAGENYKKVNLKGKILTPHHKEFADLISVDLADLRKDLLNIGRNFAAENNCFLLLKGAPSIIFNPSGEAFINSAGNPGMAKFGTGDVLTGFIAGFISQTNEIEESLISALYLHSLAADLLLDEKSEFGYTASDLMEKIPYAIKFVIDSFIQ; this is translated from the coding sequence ATGATACCATTATATTCTGCACAACAGGTAAGAGATGCTGATAGCTTTGCTATCAACACACTTGCAATCCCGAGTATAATTTTAATGGAGAATGCTGCAAGAAGTATTTTTGAAACTATCCTCGGGAATACAAACACAGATTCCGGTTTCAGAAACGTCGGAATTGTCTGCGGAAAAGGGAATAACGGCGGAGATGGATTTGCTCTCGCAAGACATTTTCTTAACAATGAATTCACAGTAAAATTAATATCCCTTGGGGCTGAAGAGGAATTAAAAGGGGATGCCCTTATTAATTTCCGAATCACAAAAAACCTTTTGAATCTTTATCCCCAGTCAAAACTGATAGTCTTCGAAAACATTAAAGATCTATCACTTCTTGAGGATTGTAATATTATTATTGATGCAATGCTTGGCACAGGCTCGCGAGGAGAGCTTACTGAACCTTATAGGGAAATTGTTGCCAAACTTAACCAGCTGAATGCTTTTAAGGTTGCAGTCGATCTGCCAACCGGACTGGACCTTAACAATTCGGCGGGTGAGCTGATCTTCAGCGCCGATTTAACCGTAACGCTTTCCGAATACAAATCCGGACTCTTCTACGGAAAGGGATACTCATCCTGCGGAAACATAATTAAGGGAGATATCGGAATAGGTGAGGAGTACTATAGAAACCTGCCGGTTACCGAATACCTGATTGAACCCGAGGATGCATTTTATGGAATCCCAACAAAGGAACTTGATATTAATAAGTATTCTGCCGGAAAGGTTCTGGTTATTGCCGGTTCGTCCGGAATGCCCGGAGCTTCTTTTTTTACATCCAATACTGTTCTAAAAACAGGGGCCGGTTCTTCCTTCCTTGCCGTTCCGTGCTCTATAAAACAACTTGCACAACAGAAGCTGGATGCTTCTATCGTAATTGATTACAACGATGATAATAACGGGTATTTTTCGTTAAACAATCTTCAGGAACTAGAGGAAAAACTGAACTGGGCTGATGTTATTGCCGTCGGACCAGGATTAGGTAGAAATCCCGATACAAAAGACGCCGTAATTGAATTGTTGAAATCCTATAAAAATAAAAAGTTTGTAATTGATGCCGACGCAATAATTGCTCTTGCCGGGGAAAACTATAAAAAAGTAAATCTCAAAGGGAAAATACTAACACCTCACCATAAAGAGTTTGCTGATCTTATCTCAGTTGACTTAGCCGATTTGAGAAAAGACCTGCTCAATATAGGGAGGAATTTTGCGGCAGAGAATAATTGCTTCCTTCTGCTGAAAGGTGCTCCTTCAATAATTTTTAATCCTTCCGGCGAAGCATTTATTAATTCAGCTGGAAATCCCGGAATGGCAAAGTTCGGAACAGGCGATGTACTTACCGGATTTATTGCTGGGTTCATTTCCCAGACTAATGAAATTGAGGAATCATTAATATCTGCTCTTTATTTACACAGCCTGGCAGCCGATCTTCTGCTTGACGAAAAAAGTGAATTCGGCTATACAGCCTCAGACCTAATGGAAAAAATTCCTTATGCAATTAAATTCGTTATTGATTCATTTATACAGTAA
- a CDS encoding VanZ family protein produces the protein MQLNSLLIHLYSKIKTNPFYFIHLPLFVYWLFLLTVTSIPIAIRPKLFNAQDKFEHFTAYFILAFLLRLSFQFQKKFRLKTGSVQLITSVIVLLYAAFDELHQLLIPGRYCDLYDWLFDIGGGFAGLLLSSFMIKKIDGSA, from the coding sequence ATGCAATTAAATTCGTTATTGATTCATTTATACAGTAAAATAAAAACTAATCCGTTTTACTTTATTCATTTGCCTTTATTTGTTTACTGGCTTTTCCTTTTAACGGTTACATCAATCCCGATTGCAATCCGTCCCAAACTGTTTAATGCACAGGATAAGTTTGAACATTTTACTGCCTATTTTATTCTGGCATTTTTATTAAGACTTAGTTTTCAATTTCAGAAGAAATTTCGTTTAAAAACGGGGTCTGTTCAATTAATAACTTCTGTAATTGTTCTATTATATGCTGCATTTGATGAATTGCATCAGCTTCTCATACCCGGCAGGTATTGTGATCTATACGATTGGCTGTTCGATATTGGCGGTGGGTTTGCAGGTCTTTTACTCTCTTCTTTTATGATAAAGAAGATTGATGGCAGTGCATAA
- a CDS encoding energy transducer TonB, producing MALKKNPKADLKRKYQRIFEISIIISLVLIISAFKFFPQFEKETLKLEGPQELVNVEDVVKTKQESAPPPPPKPPIPIEAPSDDVLEDIAIGSTEIDINEQVSAPPPPPKQEVKEEDDEAVFFVAVEEQPEPIGGIEAIQKKIVYPEIAKRAGVQGRVFIKAFVNEVGDVVKAEIIKGIGAGCDEAAVQAVMQTKFKPGKQRGKSVRVQVSIPVVFKLQ from the coding sequence GTGGCACTTAAGAAAAACCCAAAAGCAGATTTAAAACGGAAATACCAGAGGATTTTTGAGATAAGCATCATAATCTCTTTAGTACTTATTATCAGTGCTTTTAAGTTCTTTCCACAGTTTGAAAAAGAGACACTCAAACTGGAAGGTCCTCAGGAATTGGTAAATGTTGAAGATGTTGTTAAAACAAAGCAGGAGAGCGCTCCTCCACCTCCGCCTAAACCGCCAATTCCTATTGAAGCACCCTCAGATGACGTACTTGAAGATATTGCAATCGGCAGTACAGAAATTGATATTAATGAACAGGTTTCAGCTCCTCCTCCGCCACCAAAACAGGAAGTAAAAGAAGAGGATGATGAAGCTGTATTCTTCGTAGCCGTTGAAGAACAACCTGAACCGATCGGTGGAATTGAAGCAATTCAGAAGAAAATTGTTTATCCTGAAATCGCTAAACGTGCCGGTGTTCAGGGACGTGTATTTATTAAAGCTTTCGTAAATGAAGTTGGCGACGTTGTTAAAGCTGAAATTATAAAAGGTATCGGTGCCGGCTGCGATGAAGCTGCAGTTCAGGCTGTAATGCAGACAAAATTCAAACCTGGTAAACAGCGCGGTAAATCAGTTCGAGTTCAGGTCTCAATTCCAGTGGTTTTCAAACTTCAATAA
- a CDS encoding ABC transporter ATP-binding protein, whose amino-acid sequence MSLLEIKNLKYSYNNIGNDLSFNLDVNNWIVNEREFVSLIGPNGCGKSTLLKLIARLINPAEGRIQFSSIDIGEIPRTEYAKLVAYVPQTTFTLFPFSVYEIVMMGRTPYLGALGFETEKDREIVNDALEMMEISGLKWKGINEISGGEAQRAFIARALVQKPKLLLLDEPNAHLDIEHQISIFELIIKLRSELNLTAISVTHDLNLVGIYSDKVAFMEDGKISLYGSRKEVLSESNIRRIFNVESSVIYSEDNDRANILIKPLNQKTN is encoded by the coding sequence TTGTCACTTTTAGAAATAAAAAACCTTAAATACTCCTACAATAACATCGGTAATGATCTTTCTTTTAATCTTGATGTGAATAATTGGATTGTGAATGAGAGGGAGTTCGTAAGCCTTATTGGTCCCAATGGCTGCGGAAAATCAACGCTTCTTAAACTAATTGCAAGACTTATCAATCCGGCTGAGGGCCGTATTCAATTCTCAAGCATCGATATTGGTGAAATCCCGCGCACTGAATATGCTAAACTGGTGGCTTATGTACCGCAAACTACATTTACCCTTTTCCCGTTTTCCGTTTATGAAATTGTTATGATGGGACGAACTCCATATCTGGGTGCACTTGGTTTTGAAACTGAAAAGGACAGAGAAATTGTGAATGATGCTCTTGAAATGATGGAAATCTCCGGACTTAAGTGGAAGGGGATTAATGAAATTTCAGGGGGTGAGGCTCAAAGGGCATTTATTGCAAGGGCTTTGGTTCAGAAACCAAAACTGCTTCTTCTTGATGAACCGAATGCCCATCTCGATATAGAGCACCAGATTTCTATTTTTGAATTAATCATAAAGCTTAGAAGTGAATTGAATCTGACTGCAATTTCGGTTACGCATGATCTAAATCTCGTTGGAATCTATTCGGATAAGGTAGCATTCATGGAGGATGGCAAGATCTCGCTTTATGGATCGAGGAAAGAGGTCCTGTCGGAATCGAACATCAGGAGAATTTTTAATGTTGAGTCTTCAGTCATTTATTCTGAAGATAATGACCGCGCCAATATATTGATCAAACCTTTAAATCAGAAAACAAATTGA
- a CDS encoding YdcF family protein → MKRKFQYTGIILFVLLISIVTFLFLSFIKYKLNGLSVSEYRMDYIGNILNLIVPILLVAGLVAIIFTKRQIDKKRINLLLVIQILSFISLFVSFILFDFIKLASNEFIFNFPVKKVYTGFLMIVTLFLQIYSLIYVWGFILLGIENYFEIRTIIRSILAILLLLLFSMFYVWNINGYSIEPDSKEKYQYALIPGAAVWQKHKPSPIFEGRIRKGLNLYRSKLVDKLILTGGNAPGELSEAEVAYKFLTNLGVDFKDLIVEQSTSTTNEQIKFLKSDKSINKSSTKVLIVSDDFHLARTLQICRFFNVEADGISTDYKLTFEKTLFYRTRESIALLLFWFFAI, encoded by the coding sequence TTGAAAAGAAAATTTCAATATACCGGTATAATTCTATTTGTATTGCTGATAAGTATTGTTACATTTTTATTCTTATCATTTATTAAATATAAGCTGAATGGTCTTTCTGTAAGTGAGTACAGAATGGATTATATCGGTAATATCCTTAATCTTATTGTTCCTATTTTACTGGTTGCAGGATTAGTCGCCATAATTTTTACTAAACGGCAGATCGATAAAAAAAGAATTAATCTGCTACTTGTAATCCAGATCCTTTCATTTATATCACTCTTCGTATCATTTATTCTTTTCGATTTCATAAAGCTGGCATCGAACGAATTTATTTTCAATTTTCCGGTAAAGAAGGTTTATACGGGATTTTTAATGATTGTCACTCTCTTCCTCCAGATCTATTCGCTGATTTATGTATGGGGATTCATATTGCTTGGTATAGAGAACTATTTTGAAATCAGGACAATAATCAGATCCATTTTAGCAATCCTTCTTTTATTGTTATTCTCTATGTTCTATGTCTGGAATATAAACGGATATTCGATCGAGCCCGATTCGAAAGAAAAATATCAGTATGCACTAATTCCGGGGGCTGCTGTATGGCAGAAGCATAAACCGAGCCCTATTTTTGAAGGAAGAATTAGAAAAGGATTGAACCTCTACCGTAGTAAGTTGGTCGATAAACTGATTTTAACCGGGGGTAATGCGCCGGGTGAATTAAGTGAAGCAGAGGTGGCTTATAAGTTTCTTACAAATCTCGGGGTCGATTTTAAAGATCTGATTGTTGAACAATCGACTTCAACTACTAATGAGCAGATCAAGTTTTTAAAATCCGATAAATCGATTAACAAGAGCAGTACAAAAGTATTAATTGTATCAGACGATTTTCACTTAGCTAGGACCTTACAAATATGCCGATTTTTCAATGTTGAAGCAGACGGAATTTCTACCGATTATAAATTAACCTTTGAAAAAACTCTTTTTTACAG